One segment of Actinomycetota bacterium DNA contains the following:
- the tuf gene encoding elongation factor Tu (EF-Tu; promotes GTP-dependent binding of aminoacyl-tRNA to the A-site of ribosomes during protein biosynthesis; when the tRNA anticodon matches the mRNA codon, GTP hydrolysis results; the inactive EF-Tu-GDP leaves the ribosome and release of GDP is promoted by elongation factor Ts; many prokaryotes have two copies of the gene encoding EF-Tu), producing the protein EMVMPGDNVEMTVELIAPIAMEEGLRFAIREGGRTVGAGRVTEIIK; encoded by the coding sequence GGAGATGGTCATGCCCGGGGACAACGTCGAGATGACGGTCGAGCTGATCGCCCCGATCGCGATGGAAGAGGGCCTGCGCTTCGCGATCCGCGAGGGCGGACGCACCGTCGGCGCCGGCCGCGTGACCGAGATCATCAAGTAA